A single Glycine soja cultivar W05 chromosome 14, ASM419377v2, whole genome shotgun sequence DNA region contains:
- the LOC114384572 gene encoding MAP3K epsilon protein kinase 2-like isoform X2 yields the protein MSKEVIATQSPTPFEYEILDSDAEVLRTVRASSNCANPWIEPERLKLRHRIGRGPFGDVWLATHHQSTEDFDEYHEVAAKMLHPIREDHVKIVLEKFNELYFKCQGVASVSWLHGISVLNGRICIIMNLCEGSIGDKMAGLKEGRISLNDVLRYGINLAQGVQELHSKGSFILNLKPFNVLLNDNDQAILGDVGIPSLLLGSSFLSSDMAKRLGTPNYMAPEQWEPEVRGPISFETDSWGFGCTIVEMLTGNQPWYGCPVRRIYQSVVEKHEKPNIPSGLPSSVENILSGCFEYDLRNRPLMVDILSVFQSALNELVNDGEWRYQGNVKVIPKSVSTGYTEWFLSKDHLQVGDMVRSRKPSNSRRPQNMGIPEGTVVGLERNADHGFALVRVHGIHDPFRIHMSTLERVTFGLAAGDWVRLRDENEKHSPVGILHAVNRNGRVAVGFLGLQTLWNGNSSELEMVESYCIGQFVRLKDNLSSPRFEWRRKRGGASATGRISWILPNGCLVVKFPGMLPFGNEPSTCLADSSEVEVVEFKTCPGMIEKYQHVEDHHWAIRPVVIAIGLFSILKLGISVGKKVRRNNKVTSIESEYLDGQNQNAATSSTTTTTRRSSNSSATIPVSTMWVPAVANMIFKEGVTSSNGR from the exons ATGTCTAAAGAAGTTATTGCTACTCAATCACCTACTCCTTTTGAGTATGAGATCTTGGATAGTGATGCTGAAGTCCTTAGAACTGTTAGAGCCTCATCCAATTGTGCTAATCCATGGATTGAACCTGAAAGGTTGAAACTTAGACATAGAATTGGCCGAGGCCCCTTTGGTGATGTCTGGCTAGCAACTCATCATCAGTCAACTGAAGATTTTGATGAGTACCATGAAGTTGCTGCTAAGATGTTGCATCCAATCAGAGAGGATCATGTGAAGATTGTATTAGAGAAGTTCAATGAATTGTATTTTAAGTGCCAAGGAGTTGCTAGCGTTTCCTGGCTACATGGAATTTCAGTCTTAAATGGGAGG ATATGCATCATTATGAATTTGTGTGAGGGTTCAATTGGTGACAAGATGGCAGGACTCAAAGAAGGAAGGATTTCATTGAATGATGTCTTAAG GTATGGAATCAATCTAGCTCAAGGTGTTCAGGAACTTCACTCTAAAGGCAGCTTCATCCTGAACCTTAAACCTTTTAATGTTCTTCTCAATGATAATGATCAAGCAATTTTGGGAGATGTTGGTATTCCTAGCCTTTTGCTTGGCTCATCATTCCTGAGCTCAGACATGGCTAAGAGGCTTGGAACTCCAAATTACATGGCTCCAGAGCAATGGGAACCAGAGGTCAGAGGTCCTATATCCTTTGAAACAGATTCTTGGGGATTTGGGTGCACCATTGTCGAAATGTTGACTGGTAACCAACCTTGGTATGGATGTCCTGTTCGCAGAATATACCAGTCAGTTgttgaaaaacatgaaaaaccAAATATTCCAAGTGGCCTTCCTTCTTCAGTTGAGAATATCCTCAGTGGATGCTTTGAGTATGATTTGAGGAATCGCCCGTTAATGGTAGATATTCTGAGTGTCTTTCAAAg TGCGCTGAATGAACTAGTCAATGATGGAGAATGGAGATATCAAGGAAATGTGAAAGTTATTCCAAAATCAGTAAGCACTGGCTACACAGAGTGGTTCCTCTCAAAGGATCATCTTCAGGTGGGCGACATGGTCCGATCTAGAAAGCCTTCCAATTCACGCAGACCCCAAAACATGGGCATCCCAGAAGGAACTGTTGTTGGTTTAGAGCGAAATGCAGATCACGGGTTCGCCCTTGTGAGGGTCCACGGCATTCATGACCCTTTTAGAATTCATATGTCAACTCTTGAACGTGTCACATTTGGCTTGGCAGCTGGTGATTGGGTACGCCTGAGGGATGAAAATGAGAAGCACTCACCAGTGGGCATTCTACACGCCGTCAATCGCAACGGTAGAGTGGCTGTCGGATTTCTCGGTCTGCAAACTCTGTGGAACGGAAACTCTTCTGAACTCGAAATGGTGGAATCGTACTGCATTGGCCAGTTTGTCAGGCTCAAAGACAACCTTTCAAGTCCTCGATTCGAATGGCGTCGCAAAAGGGGAGGTGCCTCGGCTACTGGCAGGATTTCATGGATTCTACCAAATGGATGCTTGGTTGTCAAGTTCCCAGGAATGCTCCCTTTCGGCAATGAACCAAGCACCTGCTTGGCCGATTCCTCCGAGGTTGAAGTGGTTGAGTTCAAGACATGTCCTGGGATGATAGAGAAGTATCAACATGTAGAGGATCATCACTGGGCAATTAGACCTGTTGTAATTGCAATTGGTCTATTCAGTATTCTCAAACTAGGCATATCAGTTGGAAAGAAAGTGAGGAGGAACAACAAGGTCACTTCAATAGAAAGTGAATATCTTGATGGTCAAAACCAAAATGCTGCCACCTCTTCTACAACTACAACTACAAGGAGATCTTCGAATTCAAGTGCTACAATACCAGTTAGCACAATGTGGGTTCCTGCAGTtgctaatatgatttttaaggaAGGTGTTACCTCGTCCAATGGTCGGTAG
- the LOC114384572 gene encoding uncharacterized protein LOC114384572 isoform X1: MNIILSESRMSKEVIATQSPTPFEYEILDSDAEVLRTVRASSNCANPWIEPERLKLRHRIGRGPFGDVWLATHHQSTEDFDEYHEVAAKMLHPIREDHVKIVLEKFNELYFKCQGVASVSWLHGISVLNGRICIIMNLCEGSIGDKMAGLKEGRISLNDVLRYGINLAQGVQELHSKGSFILNLKPFNVLLNDNDQAILGDVGIPSLLLGSSFLSSDMAKRLGTPNYMAPEQWEPEVRGPISFETDSWGFGCTIVEMLTGNQPWYGCPVRRIYQSVVEKHEKPNIPSGLPSSVENILSGCFEYDLRNRPLMVDILSVFQSALNELVNDGEWRYQGNVKVIPKSVSTGYTEWFLSKDHLQVGDMVRSRKPSNSRRPQNMGIPEGTVVGLERNADHGFALVRVHGIHDPFRIHMSTLERVTFGLAAGDWVRLRDENEKHSPVGILHAVNRNGRVAVGFLGLQTLWNGNSSELEMVESYCIGQFVRLKDNLSSPRFEWRRKRGGASATGRISWILPNGCLVVKFPGMLPFGNEPSTCLADSSEVEVVEFKTCPGMIEKYQHVEDHHWAIRPVVIAIGLFSILKLGISVGKKVRRNNKVTSIESEYLDGQNQNAATSSTTTTTRRSSNSSATIPVSTMWVPAVANMIFKEGVTSSNGR; encoded by the exons atgaatattatACTTTCAGAGTCAAGAATGTCTAAAGAAGTTATTGCTACTCAATCACCTACTCCTTTTGAGTATGAGATCTTGGATAGTGATGCTGAAGTCCTTAGAACTGTTAGAGCCTCATCCAATTGTGCTAATCCATGGATTGAACCTGAAAGGTTGAAACTTAGACATAGAATTGGCCGAGGCCCCTTTGGTGATGTCTGGCTAGCAACTCATCATCAGTCAACTGAAGATTTTGATGAGTACCATGAAGTTGCTGCTAAGATGTTGCATCCAATCAGAGAGGATCATGTGAAGATTGTATTAGAGAAGTTCAATGAATTGTATTTTAAGTGCCAAGGAGTTGCTAGCGTTTCCTGGCTACATGGAATTTCAGTCTTAAATGGGAGG ATATGCATCATTATGAATTTGTGTGAGGGTTCAATTGGTGACAAGATGGCAGGACTCAAAGAAGGAAGGATTTCATTGAATGATGTCTTAAG GTATGGAATCAATCTAGCTCAAGGTGTTCAGGAACTTCACTCTAAAGGCAGCTTCATCCTGAACCTTAAACCTTTTAATGTTCTTCTCAATGATAATGATCAAGCAATTTTGGGAGATGTTGGTATTCCTAGCCTTTTGCTTGGCTCATCATTCCTGAGCTCAGACATGGCTAAGAGGCTTGGAACTCCAAATTACATGGCTCCAGAGCAATGGGAACCAGAGGTCAGAGGTCCTATATCCTTTGAAACAGATTCTTGGGGATTTGGGTGCACCATTGTCGAAATGTTGACTGGTAACCAACCTTGGTATGGATGTCCTGTTCGCAGAATATACCAGTCAGTTgttgaaaaacatgaaaaaccAAATATTCCAAGTGGCCTTCCTTCTTCAGTTGAGAATATCCTCAGTGGATGCTTTGAGTATGATTTGAGGAATCGCCCGTTAATGGTAGATATTCTGAGTGTCTTTCAAAg TGCGCTGAATGAACTAGTCAATGATGGAGAATGGAGATATCAAGGAAATGTGAAAGTTATTCCAAAATCAGTAAGCACTGGCTACACAGAGTGGTTCCTCTCAAAGGATCATCTTCAGGTGGGCGACATGGTCCGATCTAGAAAGCCTTCCAATTCACGCAGACCCCAAAACATGGGCATCCCAGAAGGAACTGTTGTTGGTTTAGAGCGAAATGCAGATCACGGGTTCGCCCTTGTGAGGGTCCACGGCATTCATGACCCTTTTAGAATTCATATGTCAACTCTTGAACGTGTCACATTTGGCTTGGCAGCTGGTGATTGGGTACGCCTGAGGGATGAAAATGAGAAGCACTCACCAGTGGGCATTCTACACGCCGTCAATCGCAACGGTAGAGTGGCTGTCGGATTTCTCGGTCTGCAAACTCTGTGGAACGGAAACTCTTCTGAACTCGAAATGGTGGAATCGTACTGCATTGGCCAGTTTGTCAGGCTCAAAGACAACCTTTCAAGTCCTCGATTCGAATGGCGTCGCAAAAGGGGAGGTGCCTCGGCTACTGGCAGGATTTCATGGATTCTACCAAATGGATGCTTGGTTGTCAAGTTCCCAGGAATGCTCCCTTTCGGCAATGAACCAAGCACCTGCTTGGCCGATTCCTCCGAGGTTGAAGTGGTTGAGTTCAAGACATGTCCTGGGATGATAGAGAAGTATCAACATGTAGAGGATCATCACTGGGCAATTAGACCTGTTGTAATTGCAATTGGTCTATTCAGTATTCTCAAACTAGGCATATCAGTTGGAAAGAAAGTGAGGAGGAACAACAAGGTCACTTCAATAGAAAGTGAATATCTTGATGGTCAAAACCAAAATGCTGCCACCTCTTCTACAACTACAACTACAAGGAGATCTTCGAATTCAAGTGCTACAATACCAGTTAGCACAATGTGGGTTCCTGCAGTtgctaatatgatttttaaggaAGGTGTTACCTCGTCCAATGGTCGGTAG